In Nocardioides nitrophenolicus, the genomic window CGGTGAGGTCGTCCGGGCGGCCGAGGAAGGCGATCCGGCTGCCGTCGGTGGACATGGAGGGGTTGTAGGCGCTCGAGCTGCCGGGGCCGGTCCCGGTCGGTCGGCTCACCAGGACCTGGCTGCCCGGCGCGTCCCGGCTCCACAGGAAGACGTCCTTGTTGGTGTCGCCGTCGGGTGTCGCGAGCACGTTGGTGGCGTCGGTCTCGTAGGCGACGAGGCTCCCGTCGGCGGAGAGCGTCGGCCAGAAGGCGCCCTCGGTGCCACCGGTGCCCGCGGTCAGGCCGCCGTGGGCGGTCGAGACGAGCACCGGCTCCGTGGTCGCGATCATCGTGGCATCCCAGAGGAAGACGTCGCTCTTGCCGTTGGCGTCCTCCTGGCCGCCCGGCATGCCGACCAGGTTCGAGGCCTTCGACTCGTAGGCCACGTGCAGGCCGTCGGCGGAGATGGCGGGGAACCGCGAGGCGCCGTTGGCTGCGGTGGCGCCGTGCGAGACCAGGGTGAAGCCGCTGCCCTGGCGCCACAGGAAGATGTCGCTCGCGGCGGGCGCGCCCGGTCCGGCGATGGTGGTGGCCGTGGACGCGAAGGCGATCGCGGAGCCGTCGGCGGAGATGACGGGGTCGGTGACGCCGTCGTCGAGGCTGTCCGGAGTCAGCCGCTGGAGCAGATCGGTCGTGCGGTCCCAGCGCCACAGCGAGTCCGGGCCCACCCCGCTCACCCCGCCGAGCTGGTTCGCGCCGCTCTGGAAGGTGACATACCGCCCGTCACCGGAGATCGCCGGGTCGCGCGAGGAAGCCAGCCCCGGCGTGCCGTCGGCACGGTGCGAGACCAGGGTGAGCGCGTCCGTGGTGCGGTCCCACAGGTAGACCTGCCACAGCCCGCCGCTGCCACCCGGCAGCAGGTCGGTGGCGGTGGACTCGAACACGACGAACCGGCCATCGGCCGAGATCGAGGCGTCGGTCGAAGCCTGGTCACCCGCGGTCGCCCCACCCGGGCGGTGCGAGACCAGCCGGGTGGCGAGCGGCTCGGGGACGCTCGGCGCACCGCCCGGCGTGCGTCCGGTGAGGGTGAACGCCGCGCCCCGTCGGCCCGGCGTACCGCCCCGGCGCGCGAGCACCACCCGGTACGTCGCCACGCCGGGAGCGACGGAGACGGCGAACCGGACTTTGCGGACCGCCCCCGTGCGCGGCAGCCGCCGGGTGGCGACCTTCGTCCACACGGCACCCGTCCGGCGCTGGAGGCTCACCCGCTGGCGGGCGGCACCGCCGCGGACCCGCACCGTCGCGACGACCGTCGTACCGGCGGCGACGTCGGTGGCCGACAGGGCCACCCGGACCGTGGGGCGCGCCACCGCCGTCGACGACGGGGCGGGCCCGAGGACGAGGGCCAGGGTGACGACGAGCGCGACGACGAGCGGCAGGTGGCGACGGGGGACCATGGAGCCAGCGTGGCCGCGCGGGGGCCCGATGTCCTGAGCAACGATTACTCATTCGGGTCTACGCTCACGACCGTGAGCATCCTCGACGACGCCCGACCGGGCATGGACCTCGACATCCGCCCGCAGGACGACCTCTTCGGCCACGTCAACGG contains:
- a CDS encoding PD40 domain-containing protein, with product MVPRRHLPLVVALVVTLALVLGPAPSSTAVARPTVRVALSATDVAAGTTVVATVRVRGGAARQRVSLQRRTGAVWTKVATRRLPRTGAVRKVRFAVSVAPGVATYRVVLARRGGTPGRRGAAFTLTGRTPGGAPSVPEPLATRLVSHRPGGATAGDQASTDASISADGRFVVFESTATDLLPGGSGGLWQVYLWDRTTDALTLVSHRADGTPGLASSRDPAISGDGRYVTFQSGANQLGGVSGVGPDSLWRWDRTTDLLQRLTPDSLDDGVTDPVISADGSAIAFASTATTIAGPGAPAASDIFLWRQGSGFTLVSHGATAANGASRFPAISADGLHVAYESKASNLVGMPGGQEDANGKSDVFLWDATMIATTEPVLVSTAHGGLTAGTGGTEGAFWPTLSADGSLVAYETDATNVLATPDGDTNKDVFLWSRDAPGSQVLVSRPTGTGPGSSSAYNPSMSTDGSRIAFLGRPDDLTGAGTFIGSPMLWTRATGQFTDLAPALAGAPTGAALSVTLSGSGSHAAFSSYAANLVGGATDANGTEDVFVRGPLS